Proteins from a genomic interval of Syngnathoides biaculeatus isolate LvHL_M chromosome 23, ASM1980259v1, whole genome shotgun sequence:
- the vegfab gene encoding vascular endothelial growth factor Ab isoform X2 → MNFIDSLTLLFLTLSAVKSAQLPRETQRGPHDVIPLIEVFNKSWCKPREMLVEILQEYPEEVEHIFVPSCVVLTRCAGCCNDEAQQCIPTASHNVTMEIKRIAIQKQQNDIFMSFTEHSACECRLKKEVKEQRENVCKPCSEKRKHLYLQDPQTCRCSCKHTNEFCQDRQQELNERTCRCDKPRR, encoded by the exons ATGAACTTTATTGACAGTTTGACACTATTATTTCTGACGCTGTCGGCTGTCAAG AGTGCCCAATTACCGAGGGAAACGCAGCGAGGCCCACATGACG TGATCCCTTTGATCGAGGTGTTCAACAAGAGCTGGTGTAAGCCTCGGGAAATGCTGGTGGAGATCCTGCAGGAGTACCCCGAGGAGGTGGAGCACATCTTCGTGCCGTCCTGCGTGGTGTTGACGCGCTGCGCCGGCTGCTGCAACGATGAGGCGCAGCAGTGCATCCCCACGGCCAGTCACAACGTGACCATGGAG ATCAAAAGAATAGCAATTCAAAAGCAGCAAAATGACATCTTCATGAGTTTCACAGAACACAGCGCATGTGAGTGTAG GTTAAAGAAAGAAGTAAAAGAGCAGAGAGAAAA CGTTTGCAAGCCGTGCTCGGAGAAAAGGAAGCATTTGTACTTGCAGGACCCTCAAACCTGCCGCTGCTCCTGCAAACACACCAACGAGTTCTGTCAAGACCGCCAACAAGAGCTCAACGAGAGGACCTGCAG ATGTGACAAGCCCAGAAGATGA
- the vegfab gene encoding vascular endothelial growth factor Ab isoform X1, which translates to MNFIDSLTLLFLTLSAVKSAQLPRETQRGPHDVIPLIEVFNKSWCKPREMLVEILQEYPEEVEHIFVPSCVVLTRCAGCCNDEAQQCIPTASHNVTMEIKRIAIQKQQNDIFMSFTEHSACECRLKKEVKEQREKQSRRGPANGQKRKRKKNRDITIGDAYVSSAFSTYLHLSVVLLVIKMAWEEILCPF; encoded by the exons ATGAACTTTATTGACAGTTTGACACTATTATTTCTGACGCTGTCGGCTGTCAAG AGTGCCCAATTACCGAGGGAAACGCAGCGAGGCCCACATGACG TGATCCCTTTGATCGAGGTGTTCAACAAGAGCTGGTGTAAGCCTCGGGAAATGCTGGTGGAGATCCTGCAGGAGTACCCCGAGGAGGTGGAGCACATCTTCGTGCCGTCCTGCGTGGTGTTGACGCGCTGCGCCGGCTGCTGCAACGATGAGGCGCAGCAGTGCATCCCCACGGCCAGTCACAACGTGACCATGGAG ATCAAAAGAATAGCAATTCAAAAGCAGCAAAATGACATCTTCATGAGTTTCACAGAACACAGCGCATGTGAGTGTAG GTTAAAGAAAGAAGTAAAAGAGCAGAGAGAAAA ACAATCCCGGCGAGGCCCGGCTAACGGCCAAAAACGAAAGCGAAAGAAAAACCGAGACATAACAATTGGCGATGCGTACGTCAGCTCCGCCTTCTCCACCTACCTGCACCTGAGTGTCGTGCTTCTCGTAATTAAGATGGCTTGGGAGGAGATCCTTTGCCCTTTTTAA